TGGCGGCCCCCTGAGCCCCCTGTGAGGCCGAGCTGCTGAACATCCTCCGCCCAGGCCTGGGCTCGCGCAGGGCTTCCTCAGGACGCGGGAGAGAGACCTGCAATGTCGGGGGTCCTTGTGAGAGGatggggtggggctgaggagaggggagggccaGGCGGGAGAAAACCCGAGGTCTGAGGGGGCCATGAAGAAGGGCTGGAGGGAGGCGGACTCACCCGTGTTGCACCGGCTGCCCTGAGCCTACTGCCCGAGTCCCGGTCACTCCGGATTAGGGCCTGAATGGCCACCTGGGCGGCGGCTTGCGAGGTCAGGGAGGGCGCCACTCCCTGCACATGGGGCTTCACCTGGgaagcacagcggaggggtccTCCCGTGCCCACCCTTACACGACCTACCCACGAGGGTGCCGAGGGGGACTCCGCCGTTGCCCCAGGGGGGCTTGCCTCACTCCCCGAACCTcctgggggcagaggccagagcaggGGCGCCGAGTTCTGCCTGGTAACGTGCTTGGCTCTGCCAGGGCCGTCTGTGGGGTCAGAAGATCCACCCCGGGGTTAGGAGTCCCGCAAGTCAAGTCCGGCGGCCCCACACCGAAGGGGCCAGTCCTGGTCACATCGCTCACCGTGTGCGGGGCGGTGACCCAGGTCTTGCGCGGGCGCGCGTGAGGGCAGTTGGGCCACAGCTCTGGGTTGGAGCGCgcaggcctggggcaggggggcTCCCCCCAGGCCCTTCTCTCGTGGGGCGCGGCTGCCGCCTCTGCGCTCCAGGATCATCTGCGGGAGGAGGGCCGCGCGCGTGGGTGTGCGTATTGGGAGCTGCTGAGGCGGGGGGAGGCCTCGAGGGAACAGGGATGGGGAGTGATGGCGGCCACCATTTGGAGCACCTGATAGAGGTGGCTGCGATACTCCCGGGCCGTGAGCTGGACACCTTCCTGCACCGGGAGCTGCACGTCCGCCTCCAGTGTCCACTCGCGGGCTGGGCAGTGGAACCTAAGAGAGCCCGGGAGGCGGTTAAGGGAGAAGCAAGACCCGGGCTCCAGTCAAGCGAGCCTGTCAGGCCGATCCCAGGTCGGGCAGCGGGGCGCCGGGGCACAGACcggcctccccagcccctacctctGCACGTAGGGGTGCTGCAGTGCCTGGGCCGCGCTGAGCCGCTTGTCGGGGGCGAACACCAGCAGTCGCCTGAGGAGGTCCAGGGCCTCCGGGGGCGTGTCCGCCGGCAGGAGAGTGTCCAGCGTCTGCCGCGGCCTGCCAGTACCAGCGAGGCGTCTCTTGTCCAGGTCAGGCCCCTCCCCACATCGGCGTCTCTGGCCCAAGCTCAATCTGTCCCCTACCCCCCTTAACTGTCTCaggatccccccccccacccatgcaCGACCCTCAGGCCGCAGGGGAGGGTCCTCTCTTATCTACCCcactgccaccacctgctcaaacAGCTCCTGTGGGTTCCCCCTACCCTGCCGTGGGAGCACACTGGGGACCTCTTTTAGCATGTCCAGTGGTTGCTGGGTTGGGGTCTGTACTGGTCAGCAAGGACACAGGAGGAGTGCTGGAGCCCGGCTCCCAAGCACCTGCACTcaccgcctggccaggtggtgcagAACCGAGGCGCTGTAACCTGAGCCCAGGGCCAGGAGCTCTGCGGGATTGGTGGCAGGAGGTGGTGTGATCAGGAGGGGTGGTCTGTGTCCAGCCCTCAGAGGGGGAACTCAGGGAGGTCTGTGTCCAGCCTTGCCTTCTGGTCCCCTGCAGTGACTCTCTCTGTCCAGGTCTGGGATTATGGCATAAGCTCGAACCTTGACTATCTGGACCTGGGCATGCACACCTCTGCCAGCCTCTGCACACCTTTACACCTTCAACATGTAGCCGTGCTCACGCGCCTTCATCCGTGGAGGGGCCCCTTGCCCTCTCCACCCAGGAAAGCAGAGACTTGGGGAGAGACGGGGTTCCCCTGACCTGGTCCtcgcctccctcccttcccaccccaccctcaggaAGAGGAAGGATACCGCCCCGCGCCCActgcccacccctgccctccCACGTCCCACTGCTGCCTTCTTCCACCTCTTCCCCCAACCTCCCCAGCGCCAGGACAGGGCAGGTCCTGCCCCTGCCACCACTCCGAGGGCTGCTGCTCTCGTCCTGACTTAACTGGACCCTTCATGTGTCCTGCTGGACCCTCATGGGCCCCGTGGCCTTGCACACTGTCCAGTGGCTCCCTGGAGCCCCCAACCCTGGGCTCAGCCTACCTATCCAGTTGTCCTGAGGCTTctggccccacccctccccctccccgtgaGTCCTGGCCTGTCGGGTGCTGTGCTCCTCCGGCCTTGCGCTCTGGCCAGCCAGCGGACACCCGCCTCGCTCACCCTCCTCGGACGGTGGTGGGATGGTCTGGAGGATCAGCTCCAGCTGGTGGAGGGTGGAGGTGCCGGGGAACAGGGGTTTCCCACGCAGCATCTCCCCCAGgatgcagcccaggctccacatGTCCACGCCCAGGGTATACCTAGGGCAGGGGTGGGTGTGGAAGAGGGGTACTCCAGTGGGCGGGGTCCAGGATGCTGGCAgggggcagaggaagggcccGACTGGGCAAGAGGGCAGGGGTCGGGGGTCGGCAGGGGAGGTGCTGTCGACTGGAGAGGAGGGTGTCCCTGTTACCGGCTGGAGGACAGCAGCACTTCTGGAGCCCGGTACCAGCGTGTGGCCACATATTGTGTCAGGGCCAGGTCCTTGGGCCCCTCGGGGAGGCTGTTGAGGGGGCGGGCCAGGCCGAAGTCACAGAGCTTCACCAGGCAGCTAGCGTCCAGCAGAACATTGGATGGCTGGAGGAGAGAAGGCGGGCTCAGGGCTGATGGGCCAGGGCAGTGGGGACACGGTGGGGACGGGCCAGGGGCAGTGGACAGAGAGCGGGCGGCACCTTCTGGTCCCGGTGGATGACATGTCCCGAGTGGATGAACTTGGTGGCCCGCAGCAGCTGGTAGAAGATGTAGCGCTTGTGGATGCCCTTCAGTAGTCCGCCCTTGCCGATGACGGCGTGCAGGTCGGTGTCTGGGGTGAGGGCGTGCAGGTCGGTGTCTGGGGTGTGGGCGTGCAGGTCGGTGTCTGGGGTGTGGGCGTGCAGGTCGGTGTC
The Saccopteryx bilineata isolate mSacBil1 chromosome 3, mSacBil1_pri_phased_curated, whole genome shotgun sequence DNA segment above includes these coding regions:
- the MAPK15 gene encoding mitogen-activated protein kinase 15 isoform X1, encoding MYAAEVDPHVAQRYLLKRRLGKGAYGIVWKAVDRRTGEVVAIKKIFDAFSNKTDAQRTFREITLLQEFGNHPNIIRLLDVIRAENDRDIYLVFESMDTDLHAVIGKGGLLKGIHKRYIFYQLLRATKFIHSGHVIHRDQKPSNVLLDASCLVKLCDFGLARPLNSLPEGPKDLALTQYVATRWYRAPEVLLSSSRYTLGVDMWSLGCILGEMLRGKPLFPGTSTLHQLELILQTIPPPSEEELLALGSGYSASVLHHLARRPRQTLDTLLPADTPPEALDLLRRLLVFAPDKRLSAAQALQHPYVQRFHCPAREWTLEADVQLPVQEGVQLTAREYRSHLYQMILERRGGSRAPREKGLGGAPLPQACALQPRAVAQLPSRAPAQDLGHRPAHDGPGRAKHVTRQNSAPLLWPLPPGGSGSEASPPGATAESPSAPSWVGRVRVGTGGPLRCASQVKPHVQGVAPSLTSQAAAQVAIQALIRSDRDSGSRLRAAGATRVSLPRPEEALREPRPGRRMFSSSASQGAQGAARAALGGYSQAYGTVCYSALDHLPLLPGPHV
- the MAPK15 gene encoding mitogen-activated protein kinase 15 isoform X2 produces the protein MTGTYTWCLSLWLLRATKFIHSGHVIHRDQKPSNVLLDASCLVKLCDFGLARPLNSLPEGPKDLALTQYVATRWYRAPEVLLSSSRYTLGVDMWSLGCILGEMLRGKPLFPGTSTLHQLELILQTIPPPSEEELLALGSGYSASVLHHLARRPRQTLDTLLPADTPPEALDLLRRLLVFAPDKRLSAAQALQHPYVQRFHCPAREWTLEADVQLPVQEGVQLTAREYRSHLYQMILERRGGSRAPREKGLGGAPLPQACALQPRAVAQLPSRAPAQDLGHRPAHDGPGRAKHVTRQNSAPLLWPLPPGGSGSEASPPGATAESPSAPSWVGRVRVGTGGPLRCASQVKPHVQGVAPSLTSQAAAQVAIQALIRSDRDSGSRLRAAGATRVSLPRPEEALREPRPGRRMFSSSASQGAQGAARAALGGYSQAYGTVCYSALDHLPLLPGPHV